Proteins from a single region of Procambarus clarkii isolate CNS0578487 chromosome 32, FALCON_Pclarkii_2.0, whole genome shotgun sequence:
- the LOC138370589 gene encoding uncharacterized protein isoform X2, translating to MQTAPTIKKKKILDLGMVDDTESSTMSVTNPFTAAALRPQVSRINMPGRSTPASILAEGLQTLAILAKENLHREYFKINSALQKKCEYMKRSLNIEDLNYLKPSNKKGKGENYCRIIEINQTQRSNLSEELEEIYESQASISDWQKRRKNSEIKWGERRSMLFSWTLSKLGVPDKGKCCVQCRSCEASIKCEDCFHFLCHKCDQQQHFVMPFHQRFCWKNGFFEPLDPTQTVCSDGNVIHWKPVVPAHPPNSCTNCSESKFTTLSSNNLCIFVTLSGRYDLYTPIFRCKCGYVDEELGKAMHQSGFYSTGRNSSTFYSINLLDSWHFLKRSSPGTSLQALVSALELFGASQGRVSFHTITVLIVQVLNWCINLKTKFVTKQMQCHYLRNRVKYY from the exons atgcaaactgcacctactatcaagaagaagaagatcctAGATTTGGGCATG gtAGATGATACAGAAAGCAGTACAATGTCTGTCACAAATCCTTTTACTGCGGCAGCATTAAGACCACAAGTCAGTAGAATAAATATGCCTGGAAGATCGACCCCAGCCAGCATACTAGCAG AAGGTCTCCAGACACTAGCAATTTTAGCTAAAGAGAACCTTCATCGTGAATATTTTAAAATAAACTCGGCTCTCCAGAAAAAATGTGAATATATGAAGCGAAGTTTAAATATTGAGGACCTAAATTATCTGAAGCCTTCAAACAAGAAAGGAAAAGGAGAAAATTACTGCAGGATTATTGAAATCAATCAAACACAACGTTCAAACTTATCAGAAG AACTGGAGGAAATTTATGAATCTCAAGCAAGCATTTCTGAttggcaaaaaagaagaaaaaatagtGAGATTAAATGGGGAGAACGTAGGTCAATGTTGTTTAGCTGGACATTGTCAAagttgggtgttccagataaag GCAAATGTTGTGTACAATGTAGAAGTTGTGAGGCAAGCATAAAATGTGAAGACTGCTTTCATTTTTTGTGTCATAAATGTGATCAGCAGCAGCATTTTGTAATGCCTTTCCACCAGCGATTCTGCTGGAAAAATGGGTTCTTCGAGCCTTTAGACCCAACACAAACTGTGTGTTCAGATGGGAATGTCATTCACTGGA AGCCTGTTGTACCAGCACATCCACCTAATTCCTGCACAAACTGCAGTGAGAGCAAGTTCACAACTTTAAGCTCCAATAATTTGTGCATCTTTGTAACTTTAAGTG GAAGGTATGATCTGTATACCCCAATATTTAGGTGCAAGTGCGGATATGTAGATGAAGAACTTGGGAAAGCCATGCACCAGTCTGGTTTTTATTCAACTGGAAGAAATAGTAGCACTTTCTACAGCATAAATCTATTGGATTCCTGGCATTTTCTCAAGAGAAGCAGCCCTGGAACTTCTCTTCAGGCATTAGTTAGTGCACTGGAATTATTTGGTGCTTCTCAAGGGCGTGTAAGTTTTCATACCATTACTGTTTTAATAGTGCAAGTATTAAATTGGTGTATAAACTTAAAAACTAAGTTTGTTACTAAGCAAATGCAGTGTCATTATTTAAGAAATAGggttaaatattattaa
- the LOC138370589 gene encoding uncharacterized protein isoform X5, with the protein MQTAPTIKKKKILDLGMVDDTESSTMSVTNPFTAAALRPQVSRINMPGRSTPASILADSFLAPENYLYLPDVPRINPDNNDEGLQTLAILAKENLHREYFKINSALQKKCEYMKRSLNIEDLNYLKPSNKKGKGENYCRIIEINQTQRSNLSEELEEIYESQASISDWQKRRKNSEIKWGERRSMLFSWTLSKLGVPDKGKCCVQCRSCEASIKCEDCFHFLCHKCDQQQHFVMPFHQRFCWKNGFFEPLDPTQTVCSDGNVIHWKPVVPAHPPNSCTNCSESKFTTLSSNNLCIFVTLSGASADM; encoded by the exons atgcaaactgcacctactatcaagaagaagaagatcctAGATTTGGGCATG gtAGATGATACAGAAAGCAGTACAATGTCTGTCACAAATCCTTTTACTGCGGCAGCATTAAGACCACAAGTCAGTAGAATAAATATGCCTGGAAGATCGACCCCAGCCAGCATACTAGCAG ATTCGTTCTTGGCTCCTGAAAACTATCTTTACTTACCAGATGTACCAAGAATAAATCCGGACAATAATGATG AAGGTCTCCAGACACTAGCAATTTTAGCTAAAGAGAACCTTCATCGTGAATATTTTAAAATAAACTCGGCTCTCCAGAAAAAATGTGAATATATGAAGCGAAGTTTAAATATTGAGGACCTAAATTATCTGAAGCCTTCAAACAAGAAAGGAAAAGGAGAAAATTACTGCAGGATTATTGAAATCAATCAAACACAACGTTCAAACTTATCAGAAG AACTGGAGGAAATTTATGAATCTCAAGCAAGCATTTCTGAttggcaaaaaagaagaaaaaatagtGAGATTAAATGGGGAGAACGTAGGTCAATGTTGTTTAGCTGGACATTGTCAAagttgggtgttccagataaag GCAAATGTTGTGTACAATGTAGAAGTTGTGAGGCAAGCATAAAATGTGAAGACTGCTTTCATTTTTTGTGTCATAAATGTGATCAGCAGCAGCATTTTGTAATGCCTTTCCACCAGCGATTCTGCTGGAAAAATGGGTTCTTCGAGCCTTTAGACCCAACACAAACTGTGTGTTCAGATGGGAATGTCATTCACTGGA AGCCTGTTGTACCAGCACATCCACCTAATTCCTGCACAAACTGCAGTGAGAGCAAGTTCACAACTTTAAGCTCCAATAATTTGTGCATCTTTGTAACTTTAAGTG GTGCAAGTGCGGATATGTAG
- the LOC138370415 gene encoding uncharacterized protein, which translates to MPRALVARFRKATETAAAVSNEIHRLNVPESVIEKWRSELLIIARSLNNRSSANNIEHTIEAYGENIRHRKNQITTYAVSLTEKRSAVEKFELQKRCREEESLTIQEMITWLQYYKKKRDKLSEYIQELQCDSFPSCLCKDSNTYTIENSILSEEEKRGLLAILKQGQKQCADKLTEAKHLFSSYQPNEVYEPFLELLESDEDEDMYLQNE; encoded by the exons ATGCCTCGGGCATTAGTTGCCAGATTCAGAAAG gcCACAGAGACAGCTGCAGCAGTTTCAAATGAGATTCACAGGCTTAATGTCCCAGAATCTGTTATTGAGAAATGGAGATCAGAATTACTGATCATTGCAAGATCCTTAAATAACAGATCCTCTGCCAATAACATTGAGCATACTATCGAGGCATATGGAGAGAATATAAGGCATCGCAAAAATCAGATTACCACTTATGCAG TGTCCCTGACTGAAAAAAGAAGTGCAGTGGAAAAGTTTGAGCTCCAGAAGAGATGTAGAGAGGAGGAATCACTAACCATTCAAGAAATGATAACATGGTTACAGTACTACAAAAAGAAAAGGGACAAACTATCCGAGTATATTCAAGAATTACAATGTGATTCTTTCCCTTCATGTCTCTGCAAG GATTCTAACACGTACACCATTGAAAACTCAATTCTGTCAGAAGAAGAGAAACGTGGATTATTGGCTATTCTCAAGCAGGGTCAAAAGCAATGTGCTGACAAGCTTACTGAAGCCAAACATTTATTTAGTTCCTACCAGCCAAATGAGGTCTATGAGCCTTTCTTGGAGCTCTTAGAAAGTGATGAAGAtgaagacatgtatttacaaaatgaatag
- the LOC138370589 gene encoding uncharacterized protein isoform X4 has protein sequence MQTAPTIKKKKILDLGMVDDTESSTMSVTNPFTAAALRPQVSRINMPGRSTPASILADSFLAPENYLYLPDVPRINPDNNDEGLQTLAILAKENLHREYFKINSALQKKCEYMKRSLNIEDLNYLKPSNKKGKGENYCRIIEINQTQRSNLSEEPVVPAHPPNSCTNCSESKFTTLSSNNLCIFVTLSGRYDLYTPIFRCKCGYVDEELGKAMHQSGFYSTGRNSSTFYSINLLDSWHFLKRSSPGTSLQALVSALELFGASQGRVSFHTITVLIVQVLNWCINLKTKFVTKQMQCHYLRNRVKYY, from the exons atgcaaactgcacctactatcaagaagaagaagatcctAGATTTGGGCATG gtAGATGATACAGAAAGCAGTACAATGTCTGTCACAAATCCTTTTACTGCGGCAGCATTAAGACCACAAGTCAGTAGAATAAATATGCCTGGAAGATCGACCCCAGCCAGCATACTAGCAG ATTCGTTCTTGGCTCCTGAAAACTATCTTTACTTACCAGATGTACCAAGAATAAATCCGGACAATAATGATG AAGGTCTCCAGACACTAGCAATTTTAGCTAAAGAGAACCTTCATCGTGAATATTTTAAAATAAACTCGGCTCTCCAGAAAAAATGTGAATATATGAAGCGAAGTTTAAATATTGAGGACCTAAATTATCTGAAGCCTTCAAACAAGAAAGGAAAAGGAGAAAATTACTGCAGGATTATTGAAATCAATCAAACACAACGTTCAAACTTATCAGAAG AGCCTGTTGTACCAGCACATCCACCTAATTCCTGCACAAACTGCAGTGAGAGCAAGTTCACAACTTTAAGCTCCAATAATTTGTGCATCTTTGTAACTTTAAGTG GAAGGTATGATCTGTATACCCCAATATTTAGGTGCAAGTGCGGATATGTAGATGAAGAACTTGGGAAAGCCATGCACCAGTCTGGTTTTTATTCAACTGGAAGAAATAGTAGCACTTTCTACAGCATAAATCTATTGGATTCCTGGCATTTTCTCAAGAGAAGCAGCCCTGGAACTTCTCTTCAGGCATTAGTTAGTGCACTGGAATTATTTGGTGCTTCTCAAGGGCGTGTAAGTTTTCATACCATTACTGTTTTAATAGTGCAAGTATTAAATTGGTGTATAAACTTAAAAACTAAGTTTGTTACTAAGCAAATGCAGTGTCATTATTTAAGAAATAGggttaaatattattaa
- the LOC138370589 gene encoding uncharacterized protein isoform X7, with product MQTAPTIKKKKILDLGMVDDTESSTMSVTNPFTAAALRPQVSRINMPGRSTPASILADSFLAPENYLYLPDVPRINPDNNDEGLQTLAILAKENLHREYFKINSALQKKCEYMKRSLNIEDLNYLKPSNKKGKGENYCRIIEINQTQRSNLSEGRYDLYTPIFRCKCGYVDEELGKAMHQSGFYSTGRNSSTFYSINLLDSWHFLKRSSPGTSLQALVSALELFGASQGRVSFHTITVLIVQVLNWCINLKTKFVTKQMQCHYLRNRVKYY from the exons atgcaaactgcacctactatcaagaagaagaagatcctAGATTTGGGCATG gtAGATGATACAGAAAGCAGTACAATGTCTGTCACAAATCCTTTTACTGCGGCAGCATTAAGACCACAAGTCAGTAGAATAAATATGCCTGGAAGATCGACCCCAGCCAGCATACTAGCAG ATTCGTTCTTGGCTCCTGAAAACTATCTTTACTTACCAGATGTACCAAGAATAAATCCGGACAATAATGATG AAGGTCTCCAGACACTAGCAATTTTAGCTAAAGAGAACCTTCATCGTGAATATTTTAAAATAAACTCGGCTCTCCAGAAAAAATGTGAATATATGAAGCGAAGTTTAAATATTGAGGACCTAAATTATCTGAAGCCTTCAAACAAGAAAGGAAAAGGAGAAAATTACTGCAGGATTATTGAAATCAATCAAACACAACGTTCAAACTTATCAGAAG GAAGGTATGATCTGTATACCCCAATATTTAGGTGCAAGTGCGGATATGTAGATGAAGAACTTGGGAAAGCCATGCACCAGTCTGGTTTTTATTCAACTGGAAGAAATAGTAGCACTTTCTACAGCATAAATCTATTGGATTCCTGGCATTTTCTCAAGAGAAGCAGCCCTGGAACTTCTCTTCAGGCATTAGTTAGTGCACTGGAATTATTTGGTGCTTCTCAAGGGCGTGTAAGTTTTCATACCATTACTGTTTTAATAGTGCAAGTATTAAATTGGTGTATAAACTTAAAAACTAAGTTTGTTACTAAGCAAATGCAGTGTCATTATTTAAGAAATAGggttaaatattattaa
- the LOC138370589 gene encoding uncharacterized protein isoform X3, with the protein MQTAPTIKKKKILDLGMVDDTESSTMSVTNPFTAAALRPQVSRINMPGRSTPASILADSFLAPENYLYLPDVPRINPDNNDEGLQTLAILAKENLHREYFKINSALQKKCEYMKRSLNIEDLNYLKPSNKKGKGENYCRIIEINQTQRSNLSEALLPASLSPPHIQSSDFSTSVPTYTQTYLPAAEQTPKSLNSEPVVPAHPPNSCTNCSESKFTTLSSNNLCIFVTLSGRYDLYTPIFRCKCGYVDEELGKAMHQSGFYSTGRNSSTFYSINLLDSWHFLKRSSPGTSLQALVSALELFGASQGRVSFHTITVLIVQVLNWCINLKTKFVTKQMQCHYLRNRVKYY; encoded by the exons atgcaaactgcacctactatcaagaagaagaagatcctAGATTTGGGCATG gtAGATGATACAGAAAGCAGTACAATGTCTGTCACAAATCCTTTTACTGCGGCAGCATTAAGACCACAAGTCAGTAGAATAAATATGCCTGGAAGATCGACCCCAGCCAGCATACTAGCAG ATTCGTTCTTGGCTCCTGAAAACTATCTTTACTTACCAGATGTACCAAGAATAAATCCGGACAATAATGATG AAGGTCTCCAGACACTAGCAATTTTAGCTAAAGAGAACCTTCATCGTGAATATTTTAAAATAAACTCGGCTCTCCAGAAAAAATGTGAATATATGAAGCGAAGTTTAAATATTGAGGACCTAAATTATCTGAAGCCTTCAAACAAGAAAGGAAAAGGAGAAAATTACTGCAGGATTATTGAAATCAATCAAACACAACGTTCAAACTTATCAGAAG CCCTTCTGCCTGCTTCTCTTTCACCTCCACACATTCAAAGTTCTGACTTCTCAACTAGTGTACCAACATATACTCAAACATATTTACCAGCTGCAGAACAAACACCAAAATCATTGAATTCTG AGCCTGTTGTACCAGCACATCCACCTAATTCCTGCACAAACTGCAGTGAGAGCAAGTTCACAACTTTAAGCTCCAATAATTTGTGCATCTTTGTAACTTTAAGTG GAAGGTATGATCTGTATACCCCAATATTTAGGTGCAAGTGCGGATATGTAGATGAAGAACTTGGGAAAGCCATGCACCAGTCTGGTTTTTATTCAACTGGAAGAAATAGTAGCACTTTCTACAGCATAAATCTATTGGATTCCTGGCATTTTCTCAAGAGAAGCAGCCCTGGAACTTCTCTTCAGGCATTAGTTAGTGCACTGGAATTATTTGGTGCTTCTCAAGGGCGTGTAAGTTTTCATACCATTACTGTTTTAATAGTGCAAGTATTAAATTGGTGTATAAACTTAAAAACTAAGTTTGTTACTAAGCAAATGCAGTGTCATTATTTAAGAAATAGggttaaatattattaa
- the LOC138370589 gene encoding uncharacterized protein isoform X1, with translation MQTAPTIKKKKILDLGMVDDTESSTMSVTNPFTAAALRPQVSRINMPGRSTPASILADSFLAPENYLYLPDVPRINPDNNDEGLQTLAILAKENLHREYFKINSALQKKCEYMKRSLNIEDLNYLKPSNKKGKGENYCRIIEINQTQRSNLSEELEEIYESQASISDWQKRRKNSEIKWGERRSMLFSWTLSKLGVPDKGKCCVQCRSCEASIKCEDCFHFLCHKCDQQQHFVMPFHQRFCWKNGFFEPLDPTQTVCSDGNVIHWKPVVPAHPPNSCTNCSESKFTTLSSNNLCIFVTLSGRYDLYTPIFRCKCGYVDEELGKAMHQSGFYSTGRNSSTFYSINLLDSWHFLKRSSPGTSLQALVSALELFGASQGRVSFHTITVLIVQVLNWCINLKTKFVTKQMQCHYLRNRVKYY, from the exons atgcaaactgcacctactatcaagaagaagaagatcctAGATTTGGGCATG gtAGATGATACAGAAAGCAGTACAATGTCTGTCACAAATCCTTTTACTGCGGCAGCATTAAGACCACAAGTCAGTAGAATAAATATGCCTGGAAGATCGACCCCAGCCAGCATACTAGCAG ATTCGTTCTTGGCTCCTGAAAACTATCTTTACTTACCAGATGTACCAAGAATAAATCCGGACAATAATGATG AAGGTCTCCAGACACTAGCAATTTTAGCTAAAGAGAACCTTCATCGTGAATATTTTAAAATAAACTCGGCTCTCCAGAAAAAATGTGAATATATGAAGCGAAGTTTAAATATTGAGGACCTAAATTATCTGAAGCCTTCAAACAAGAAAGGAAAAGGAGAAAATTACTGCAGGATTATTGAAATCAATCAAACACAACGTTCAAACTTATCAGAAG AACTGGAGGAAATTTATGAATCTCAAGCAAGCATTTCTGAttggcaaaaaagaagaaaaaatagtGAGATTAAATGGGGAGAACGTAGGTCAATGTTGTTTAGCTGGACATTGTCAAagttgggtgttccagataaag GCAAATGTTGTGTACAATGTAGAAGTTGTGAGGCAAGCATAAAATGTGAAGACTGCTTTCATTTTTTGTGTCATAAATGTGATCAGCAGCAGCATTTTGTAATGCCTTTCCACCAGCGATTCTGCTGGAAAAATGGGTTCTTCGAGCCTTTAGACCCAACACAAACTGTGTGTTCAGATGGGAATGTCATTCACTGGA AGCCTGTTGTACCAGCACATCCACCTAATTCCTGCACAAACTGCAGTGAGAGCAAGTTCACAACTTTAAGCTCCAATAATTTGTGCATCTTTGTAACTTTAAGTG GAAGGTATGATCTGTATACCCCAATATTTAGGTGCAAGTGCGGATATGTAGATGAAGAACTTGGGAAAGCCATGCACCAGTCTGGTTTTTATTCAACTGGAAGAAATAGTAGCACTTTCTACAGCATAAATCTATTGGATTCCTGGCATTTTCTCAAGAGAAGCAGCCCTGGAACTTCTCTTCAGGCATTAGTTAGTGCACTGGAATTATTTGGTGCTTCTCAAGGGCGTGTAAGTTTTCATACCATTACTGTTTTAATAGTGCAAGTATTAAATTGGTGTATAAACTTAAAAACTAAGTTTGTTACTAAGCAAATGCAGTGTCATTATTTAAGAAATAGggttaaatattattaa
- the LOC138370589 gene encoding uncharacterized protein isoform X6, producing MQTAPTIKKKKILDLGMVDDTESSTMSVTNPFTAAALRPQVSRINMPGRSTPASILADSFLAPENYLYLPDVPRINPDNNDEGLQTLAILAKENLHREYFKINSALQKKCEYMKRSLNIEDLNYLKPSNKKGKGENYCRIIEINQTQRSNLSEELEEIYESQASISDWQKRRKNSEIKWGERRSMLFSWTLSKLGVPDKGKCCVQCRSCEASIKCEDCFHFLCHKCDQQQHFVMPFHQRFCWKNGFFEPLDPTQTVCSDGNVIHWKPVVPAHPPNSCTNCSESKFTTLSSNNLCIFVTLSE from the exons atgcaaactgcacctactatcaagaagaagaagatcctAGATTTGGGCATG gtAGATGATACAGAAAGCAGTACAATGTCTGTCACAAATCCTTTTACTGCGGCAGCATTAAGACCACAAGTCAGTAGAATAAATATGCCTGGAAGATCGACCCCAGCCAGCATACTAGCAG ATTCGTTCTTGGCTCCTGAAAACTATCTTTACTTACCAGATGTACCAAGAATAAATCCGGACAATAATGATG AAGGTCTCCAGACACTAGCAATTTTAGCTAAAGAGAACCTTCATCGTGAATATTTTAAAATAAACTCGGCTCTCCAGAAAAAATGTGAATATATGAAGCGAAGTTTAAATATTGAGGACCTAAATTATCTGAAGCCTTCAAACAAGAAAGGAAAAGGAGAAAATTACTGCAGGATTATTGAAATCAATCAAACACAACGTTCAAACTTATCAGAAG AACTGGAGGAAATTTATGAATCTCAAGCAAGCATTTCTGAttggcaaaaaagaagaaaaaatagtGAGATTAAATGGGGAGAACGTAGGTCAATGTTGTTTAGCTGGACATTGTCAAagttgggtgttccagataaag GCAAATGTTGTGTACAATGTAGAAGTTGTGAGGCAAGCATAAAATGTGAAGACTGCTTTCATTTTTTGTGTCATAAATGTGATCAGCAGCAGCATTTTGTAATGCCTTTCCACCAGCGATTCTGCTGGAAAAATGGGTTCTTCGAGCCTTTAGACCCAACACAAACTGTGTGTTCAGATGGGAATGTCATTCACTGGA AGCCTGTTGTACCAGCACATCCACCTAATTCCTGCACAAACTGCAGTGAGAGCAAGTTCACAACTTTAAGCTCCAATAATTTGTGCATCTTTGTAACTTTAAGTG AGTAG